One Burkholderiales bacterium genomic window carries:
- a CDS encoding site-2 protease family protein, protein MEYNLIQTIAIYALPVIFAITLHEAAHGYVARHYGDLTAYAAGRISLNPLRHIDPVGTVLVPLALLAFAKLAGGPGILFGWAKPVPVNFANLRDPKRDMLWVAAAGPAMNLAMALFWGVMLKIALSMPESSFSVPLALMSNGGILINAVLMVLNLLPVPPLDGGRIAVSLLPHRLAYRFAMLEPYGLIIIVVLLFSGVLSAIIAPFIGATNGLIQWLFGIS, encoded by the coding sequence ATGGAATACAACCTGATTCAGACGATTGCGATCTACGCTTTACCGGTGATATTCGCGATCACCCTGCACGAGGCGGCGCACGGTTATGTCGCGCGTCATTACGGCGATCTGACGGCGTATGCGGCGGGGCGCATCAGCCTGAATCCGCTGCGCCATATCGATCCGGTCGGCACCGTGCTGGTGCCGCTCGCCTTGCTGGCGTTCGCGAAGCTGGCTGGCGGCCCGGGCATTCTGTTCGGATGGGCCAAGCCGGTGCCGGTCAATTTCGCCAACCTGCGCGATCCTAAACGCGACATGTTGTGGGTCGCGGCGGCCGGTCCTGCCATGAATCTGGCGATGGCGCTGTTCTGGGGTGTCATGCTGAAAATTGCGCTGTCGATGCCCGAATCGAGCTTCAGCGTGCCGCTCGCCTTGATGAGCAACGGCGGCATTTTGATCAATGCCGTGCTGATGGTTTTGAACCTGCTGCCGGTGCCGCCGCTCGATGGCGGCCGGATTGCCGTAAGCCTGCTGCCGCATCGTCTCGCTTACCGTTTCGCGATGCTCGAACCGTATGGGTTGATCATCATCGTCGTACTGTTGTTCAGCGGGGTGTTGAGTGCCATCATTGCGCCTTTTATCGGCGCGACCAACGGGCTGATCCAGTGGCTTTTCGGCATAAGCTAG
- a CDS encoding tryptophan--tRNA ligase, translating into MTKPNAARVLSGMRPTGQLHLGHYHGVLKNWVGLQREHACFFFVADWHALTTHYDSPQLIAASVSDMLIDWLAAGVDPEQATLFIQSQVPEHAELHLLLSMIAPLGWLERVPTYKDQQEKLTEKDLSTYGFLGYPLLQSADILAYRAELVPVGEDQVPHIEFTREIARRFNHLYGKEPGFEQKAERTAARLGADKGQFLELRTRYLQNGDLAALEAGRALLAHADLRREQREQLRGYLEGGGKIILPEPAAKLTAASKMPGIDGHKMSKSYGNTISLREDETSVVKKIRTMPTDPARVRRTDPGDPDKCPVWQFHLVYSDEPRQQWVRQGCTTAGIGCLECKQPVIDAVLAEQKPMRERASHYISDPSLLNKIVAEGCERARAAAGATMREVRTAMGLSYPSLEEKRASAQQHAALPLE; encoded by the coding sequence ATGACGAAACCGAACGCAGCGCGGGTTTTATCGGGCATGCGTCCGACCGGCCAGTTGCACCTGGGCCACTATCACGGTGTCCTGAAAAACTGGGTCGGATTACAGCGCGAGCACGCGTGCTTTTTTTTCGTTGCCGATTGGCACGCGCTGACGACGCATTACGATTCGCCGCAACTGATAGCCGCCAGCGTATCCGACATGCTGATCGACTGGCTGGCGGCGGGCGTCGACCCCGAGCAGGCGACCTTGTTCATCCAGTCCCAGGTTCCCGAGCACGCCGAACTGCATCTGCTGCTGTCGATGATCGCGCCGCTCGGTTGGCTCGAGCGCGTGCCGACCTACAAGGACCAGCAGGAAAAGCTGACCGAAAAGGATTTGTCGACGTATGGTTTTCTCGGTTATCCGTTGCTGCAAAGCGCCGACATTCTGGCGTATCGCGCCGAACTCGTACCGGTCGGCGAGGATCAGGTTCCGCATATTGAATTCACTCGCGAAATCGCGCGCCGCTTCAATCATCTTTACGGCAAGGAACCCGGCTTCGAGCAAAAAGCCGAGCGCACGGCTGCCAGGCTGGGCGCGGACAAAGGTCAATTCCTCGAATTGCGCACCCGCTATTTGCAGAATGGCGACCTTGCTGCGCTGGAGGCCGGGCGGGCGCTCCTTGCCCATGCGGATTTGCGTCGCGAACAGCGTGAGCAGCTGAGGGGTTATCTCGAAGGCGGCGGCAAAATCATCCTGCCGGAGCCCGCGGCGAAATTGACCGCAGCCTCGAAAATGCCTGGCATCGACGGCCACAAAATGTCGAAGTCTTACGGCAACACGATTTCATTGCGCGAGGACGAAACGTCGGTCGTCAAGAAAATACGCACCATGCCAACCGATCCGGCGCGTGTCCGGCGCACGGATCCCGGCGATCCGGACAAATGCCCGGTCTGGCAATTTCATCTGGTCTACTCGGATGAGCCGCGCCAGCAATGGGTGCGGCAGGGCTGCACGACGGCCGGAATCGGTTGCCTTGAATGCAAACAGCCCGTGATCGACGCCGTGCTCGCCGAGCAGAAGCCGATGCGGGAGCGCGCCAGCCATTACATCAGCGATCCGTCGTTGCTCAATAAAATCGTTGCCGAAGGTTGCGAGCGCGCGCGCGCCGCGGCCGGCGCGACGATGCGCGAAGTCCGTACGGCCATGGGCTTGTCTTATCCTTCGCTTGAGGAAAAGCGCGCAAGCGCGCAACAACATGCCGCGCTTCCGCTAGAATAA
- a CDS encoding DUF1223 domain-containing protein codes for MLTAPFIFSALPAAATVAALECSAKSGATKVAVLELYTSEGCNSCPPTDRWVSSLRTRNLVNERVIPLAFHVDYWNYIGWNDPYSDKKYSDRQRTASSRQGSSVIYTPQLVLNGKDLRGQQHGDFAGMLGKINQNMPEATISLMLNRADPAHYEVSGNVAVANPDHHQHAEAYVALIENNLVSDIKAGENRGVTLHHDFVVRELAGPFRTDADGMTALKKTFDVKHHWKAADTTLVAFVQNAKTGDVLQALALPACQ; via the coding sequence ATGCTCACCGCGCCTTTCATTTTTTCCGCCCTGCCCGCAGCGGCGACGGTAGCCGCATTGGAATGCTCCGCGAAAAGCGGCGCTACCAAAGTCGCCGTGCTCGAGCTTTATACGTCGGAAGGCTGCAATAGTTGCCCGCCGACCGATCGCTGGGTCAGCAGCTTGCGCACCCGAAACCTGGTGAACGAACGCGTCATTCCTCTCGCCTTCCATGTCGATTACTGGAATTACATCGGCTGGAACGATCCTTACTCGGACAAAAAATACAGCGATCGCCAGCGCACGGCCAGTTCGCGCCAGGGATCGTCTGTCATCTACACGCCGCAACTCGTGCTGAACGGCAAGGATTTGCGCGGCCAGCAGCATGGCGATTTCGCCGGCATGCTCGGCAAGATCAACCAGAACATGCCGGAGGCGACGATCAGCCTGATGCTGAATCGCGCCGATCCCGCGCATTACGAAGTCAGCGGCAATGTTGCCGTTGCCAATCCGGATCATCACCAGCACGCCGAAGCTTATGTCGCGCTGATCGAAAATAACCTTGTCAGCGACATCAAGGCCGGCGAAAACCGCGGCGTCACGCTGCACCACGATTTCGTCGTGCGTGAACTCGCCGGGCCGTTCAGGACCGACGCCGACGGCATGACCGCTCTGAAAAAAACGTTCGATGTCAAGCACCACTGGAAGGCTGCCGACACTACACTCGTCGCCTTTGTACAGAACGCGAAAACCGGCGACGTGCTGCAGGCGCTGGCTCTGCCCGCGTGCCAATAG
- a CDS encoding threonylcarbamoyl-AMP synthase: MAQFFTIHTDNPQIRLIRQAANIVRIGGVIVYPTDSCYALGCHLGDKDAVDRIRAIRAVDASHHFTLVCLDLAQISRYARVDDQQYRLLRAATPGSYTFILRASREVPKRLQNPRRKTIGVRVPEHRVVQDLLTELNEPLLSSTLILPGDDTPLNDAAAIRERLEHSVDLVLDGGSCGLTMTTVVDLTGETPQIMREGKGHPGVFGL; encoded by the coding sequence ATGGCCCAGTTTTTTACGATTCATACGGATAATCCGCAAATCCGCTTGATCCGGCAGGCGGCAAACATCGTGCGCATTGGCGGCGTCATCGTTTACCCGACAGATTCGTGTTACGCGCTCGGCTGTCATCTCGGCGACAAGGACGCAGTCGATCGAATACGTGCGATCCGAGCCGTCGACGCCAGTCATCATTTCACGCTGGTGTGCCTCGATCTTGCGCAGATTTCGCGATATGCGCGCGTCGATGACCAGCAATACCGCCTGCTGCGCGCGGCGACGCCGGGCAGTTACACGTTCATTCTGCGCGCCAGCCGCGAGGTGCCGAAGCGCCTGCAAAATCCGAGGCGCAAGACGATCGGAGTGCGGGTTCCCGAACATCGCGTTGTGCAGGATTTGCTGACCGAATTGAATGAGCCGCTGTTGAGTTCGACCTTGATCCTGCCCGGCGACGACACGCCATTGAACGACGCCGCGGCAATCCGCGAGCGGCTCGAGCACAGCGTCGATCTCGTGCTCGACGGCGGCTCGTGCGGGCTGACCATGACCACGGTGGTCGATCTGACGGGCGAAACACCGCAAATCATGCGAGAGGGCAAGGGTCATCCTGGCGTGTTCGGTCTTTAA
- a CDS encoding PHP domain-containing protein encodes MLYIDLHCHSRYSDGLMAPADVVRRAAANGARALALTDHDETGGLAEARAAAAALGVAFITGVEISATWRNHNLHIVGLRFDADNPALQRGLAAIRDGRVERAKRMAAELDRLGIEGSLAGAQTHVSNPRMIGRAHFARFLVERGHAKDVKAVFKKYLAEGKPGYVAHQWASLADALGWISASGGVAVIAHPGRLNADDKTLCELFAEFKEHGGSAIEVVTGSHTPPQCGQFAEYARRFGLAASVGSDFHGPLESARDVGALPELPAGCVPVWQDWAECRAESWTQIGTEAGTPKTSSPAV; translated from the coding sequence ATGCTTTACATAGATCTCCATTGTCATTCCCGCTATTCCGATGGTCTGATGGCGCCGGCCGATGTCGTTCGGCGGGCGGCGGCCAATGGCGCTCGCGCGCTGGCGCTGACCGATCACGACGAAACCGGCGGTCTCGCGGAAGCGCGCGCCGCTGCCGCCGCACTGGGCGTCGCCTTTATCACGGGAGTAGAGATATCGGCGACGTGGCGCAATCACAATCTGCATATCGTCGGTTTACGTTTCGATGCGGACAATCCCGCGCTTCAGCGCGGGCTCGCCGCGATACGCGACGGCCGTGTCGAGCGCGCAAAGCGCATGGCGGCCGAACTCGACCGGCTGGGCATCGAAGGCAGCCTCGCCGGCGCGCAAACGCACGTTTCGAATCCACGCATGATCGGGCGCGCTCATTTCGCGCGTTTCCTGGTCGAACGCGGCCATGCCAAAGATGTTAAAGCGGTCTTCAAAAAGTATCTGGCCGAAGGCAAACCCGGGTATGTCGCGCACCAGTGGGCGAGCCTCGCAGATGCCTTGGGGTGGATCAGCGCCAGCGGAGGCGTTGCCGTCATAGCGCATCCGGGCCGGCTCAACGCTGACGACAAGACGCTTTGCGAGCTGTTCGCCGAATTCAAAGAGCACGGCGGCAGCGCGATCGAAGTGGTGACCGGCAGCCATACGCCGCCGCAATGCGGGCAGTTCGCGGAATACGCGCGCCGCTTCGGCTTGGCCGCATCGGTCGGATCGGATTTCCATGGGCCTCTGGAAAGCGCGCGTGATGTCGGCGCGTTGCCGGAATTACCGGCAGGCTGCGTTCCGGTCTGGCAGGATTGGGCGGAGTGCAGGGCAGAGAGTTGGACGCAGATCGGGACAGAGGCCGGCACCCCCAAAACGTCATCGCCGGCCGTTTGA